The Bacteroidota bacterium genome has a window encoding:
- a CDS encoding c-type cytochrome, with amino-acid sequence MKRVLLYPVSLLLVLFSCKKDEGNFVAAGGPTPYSLVIPQGLPQLSIPVDNPLTVEGVSLGKRLFYDPILSGDNTISCASCHRQQYAFTDSTLQFSIGIDLLPGTRNAMPLFNLGYARNFFWDGGATNLESQVIGPIMNPVEMHEDLANCIAELQAHPEYPLLFYKAFKTDSITTALLMKAVAQFERTILSAGSKYDAVQRGQASFTAAEQRGLDIFTDFQKGDCTHCHTLGSTFTDFEYRNTGLDSIAVDSGRARITLLPADLGRFKTPSLRNIELTAPYMHDGRFQTLQEVMDHYNTGFHYAANLDPNLRSATKGRMSQQDMDDVIAFLKSLTDHSLLTNPAFQPD; translated from the coding sequence ATGAAACGCGTACTGCTCTACCCGGTCTCCCTTCTCTTAGTCCTGTTTTCCTGTAAAAAGGATGAAGGTAATTTCGTCGCTGCCGGCGGTCCTACTCCCTATAGCCTGGTGATTCCGCAGGGATTGCCACAACTGTCGATTCCGGTCGATAATCCGCTCACCGTAGAAGGCGTCTCCTTGGGTAAGCGCCTGTTCTATGACCCGATCCTTTCCGGTGACAACACGATCTCCTGCGCTTCCTGCCACCGACAGCAGTACGCTTTTACCGACAGCACCCTGCAATTCAGCATTGGCATCGACCTGCTGCCGGGAACGCGGAATGCCATGCCGCTCTTCAACCTCGGTTATGCCCGGAACTTTTTCTGGGATGGCGGGGCAACGAATCTGGAATCACAGGTGATCGGACCGATCATGAATCCGGTCGAGATGCACGAAGACCTGGCCAATTGCATCGCCGAATTGCAGGCGCATCCGGAATATCCGTTGCTGTTTTACAAGGCTTTCAAAACAGATTCCATCACGACCGCCTTGCTGATGAAAGCGGTCGCGCAGTTCGAACGGACCATCCTGTCGGCCGGATCGAAGTATGACGCGGTGCAACGGGGCCAGGCATCCTTTACGGCAGCCGAGCAACGCGGACTGGATATCTTTACCGACTTCCAGAAAGGCGATTGCACCCATTGCCACACACTGGGAAGCACCTTTACCGACTTCGAATACCGCAATACCGGGCTTGATTCGATTGCGGTGGATTCCGGTCGGGCCCGCATCACCCTCCTGCCTGCCGATCTGGGAAGGTTCAAGACACCATCGTTACGGAACATCGAATTGACGGCTCCTTACATGCACGACGGCCGGTTCCAGACCTTGCAAGAGGTCATGGACCATTACAATACCGGATTTCATTACGCCGCCAACCTCGATCCTAACCTGCGCAGCGCGACAAAGGGTCGCATGAGCCAACAGGACATGGATGATGTGATCGCCTTCCTGAAGTCGCTCACCGATCACTCCCTGCTGACGAATCCCGCGTTCCAGCCGGATTGA
- a CDS encoding universal stress protein, whose translation MKTILVPTDFSANAEHAIRYAVIFAKPFGAKVVLFHSYLLPVYATDLPLPVATDEALRLASQESLEKLATRMRSEFPGVNFETRLEAGYAEEAIRAAVEAMKADMVIMGTRGASGIREALIGTITASMLEVLDVPLIAVPAESPVKAPSRIVFATNYSEGDFQHVLDVIEIAKGVKARVSLLHVSSGELEKEYEYEAIERFKERLKEDSHFANIDFNLLENKDVYEGLSEFLVSSGADFVATSMRRRSFLQKLFTRSITKEMAYHTHIPLLAFKVGDKR comes from the coding sequence ATGAAAACGATCCTGGTTCCCACCGATTTCTCCGCCAACGCGGAACATGCTATCCGGTACGCGGTCATCTTCGCGAAACCATTTGGTGCCAAGGTGGTGCTCTTCCATTCCTATCTCTTACCCGTTTACGCGACCGATCTGCCACTTCCGGTTGCAACCGATGAGGCCTTGAGATTGGCCTCCCAGGAGTCGTTGGAGAAGCTGGCTACCCGGATGCGTTCAGAGTTTCCGGGTGTGAACTTCGAAACCCGGCTGGAGGCCGGATACGCGGAAGAGGCCATACGCGCTGCAGTGGAAGCCATGAAAGCGGATATGGTCATCATGGGCACCCGGGGCGCCTCGGGAATCCGCGAAGCCCTCATTGGAACGATTACCGCCAGTATGCTCGAAGTGTTGGACGTTCCGCTCATCGCGGTACCGGCGGAATCTCCGGTCAAAGCCCCGTCCCGGATCGTTTTCGCTACCAATTATTCCGAAGGCGATTTTCAGCATGTACTGGACGTGATCGAGATCGCGAAGGGAGTGAAAGCCCGGGTCAGCCTGCTGCATGTGAGTTCAGGTGAACTTGAAAAGGAATACGAGTATGAGGCAATTGAACGCTTTAAGGAGCGATTGAAGGAAGACAGCCATTTCGCGAACATCGACTTCAATCTCTTGGAGAATAAGGATGTTTACGAAGGCTTGAGCGAATTCCTGGTCTCTTCGGGTGCCGACTTTGTGGCCACGTCCATGCGCCGCCGTTCCTTCCTGCAGAAATTGTTCACCAGGAGCATTACGAAAGAGATGGCGTATCACACACACATTCCGCTCCTGGCATTCAAGGTAGGAGACAAGCGTTAA
- a CDS encoding MCE family protein — protein sequence MAKETFNNIRLGVFVITGLILLVAGLYFIGNNKNLFGDRFELYATFDNVSGLQKGNNVRFSGIDVGTVDEITILNDTSLRVKMVINQDLLHHIRKNSYAAIGTDGLMGNKLININPGTPESPVVSEGDEIPVIPTVDTESMLRTLEGTNQNVLLISNSLRDIISNIQRSRGTLYTVLMDTSLATGLRRTLTNLEGMSDHLEGFSGDLGLLVDDVRSGEGVLGQLVTDSSAFQQQLSGTLTDIRTSGRNLSEATDRLNRILGEVEGGNGTIQTLLKDPATADHLRRSIANIDSSTASFNENMKALQQNFLFRKYFRKKASGN from the coding sequence ATGGCAAAAGAGACCTTCAACAACATTCGGCTGGGTGTTTTCGTCATCACCGGACTGATCTTGCTCGTAGCGGGACTCTATTTCATCGGGAACAACAAGAACCTCTTCGGTGATCGATTTGAACTATACGCGACTTTCGATAATGTCAGCGGCCTGCAAAAGGGCAACAACGTACGGTTCTCGGGCATCGACGTCGGGACGGTCGACGAGATCACCATCCTGAACGATACCAGTCTTCGGGTAAAGATGGTCATCAATCAGGACCTCCTGCACCACATCCGGAAAAACTCGTATGCAGCCATCGGAACCGATGGGTTGATGGGCAACAAACTCATCAACATCAACCCCGGCACACCCGAATCGCCGGTCGTTTCGGAAGGCGATGAAATTCCCGTCATCCCGACTGTCGATACGGAAAGTATGCTGCGCACGCTGGAAGGCACCAACCAGAACGTCCTGCTCATCAGCAACAGTCTGCGCGACATCATCAGCAACATCCAACGTTCACGCGGGACGCTCTATACCGTTTTGATGGACACCAGCCTTGCCACCGGACTGCGCCGGACGCTCACCAACCTGGAAGGCATGAGCGATCATTTGGAAGGTTTTAGCGGAGATCTCGGCCTGCTCGTCGATGATGTTCGCTCCGGAGAGGGCGTACTGGGCCAGTTGGTCACCGACAGCAGCGCTTTCCAACAGCAGCTCAGCGGCACGCTGACCGATATCCGGACCTCCGGCCGGAACCTGTCGGAAGCCACGGACCGGTTGAACCGGATCCTGGGCGAGGTAGAAGGCGGAAACGGAACCATTCAGACACTCCTGAAGGATCCTGCCACAGCCGACCATTTGCGCCGCAGCATTGCGAATATCGATTCCAGCACGGCCAGCTTCAACGAAAACATGAAAGCCCTGCAGCAGAATTTCCTGTTTCGTAAGTACTTCCGGAAAAAAGCATCCGGGAACTGA
- a CDS encoding patatin-like phospholipase family protein: MTPVNLVLSGGGARGIAHLGVIKALMESGLVINAISGVSAGAICGAFHAAGYSPEDTLKIVKESKLLYLLRPSFNDGLFKSDKIGEVLRKYLAKSTFESLNIPLYVSASDISEGHTDFFSQGDLIVPLLASSALPVIFQPVTLDRDQLVDGGILNNLPVEPFLEDDYTLVGVHVNPWTNGVKAESAYSVMERSIQLSIYGTVLTRKHHCDLFLEPEELKNYSMYDLDHADKLFEIGYLFAKERLNRFMASGHHCAR, from the coding sequence ATGACACCTGTCAATCTTGTACTTTCCGGCGGTGGCGCGCGCGGCATTGCCCACCTGGGTGTGATCAAGGCGCTGATGGAAAGCGGTCTGGTCATCAACGCGATCTCCGGCGTGAGCGCCGGGGCCATCTGCGGCGCTTTCCATGCGGCGGGTTACTCGCCCGAGGATACGCTGAAGATTGTCAAGGAAAGCAAGCTCTTGTACTTGCTCCGTCCGTCTTTCAACGACGGCTTATTCAAGAGTGATAAGATCGGTGAAGTGCTCCGGAAATATCTGGCTAAAAGCACCTTTGAAAGCCTGAATATCCCGTTGTATGTCAGCGCTTCCGATATTTCCGAAGGTCATACCGATTTTTTCAGCCAGGGCGATCTCATCGTTCCGTTACTGGCCTCCTCGGCTTTGCCGGTCATCTTTCAACCGGTAACACTTGACCGGGACCAATTGGTCGACGGGGGTATTCTTAATAACCTTCCGGTGGAACCCTTCCTGGAAGACGACTACACCCTGGTCGGCGTTCACGTAAATCCCTGGACAAATGGTGTCAAAGCGGAATCGGCGTACAGCGTGATGGAACGGAGCATTCAGCTTTCGATCTACGGCACGGTCCTGACCCGTAAGCATCATTGTGATCTTTTCCTGGAACCGGAAGAACTGAAAAACTATAGCATGTACGATCTCGATCACGCGGATAAATTATTCGAGATCGGTTACCTGTTTGCAAAGGAGCGGTTGAACCGCTTTATGGCCTCCGGTCACCATTGTGCCCGCTAG
- a CDS encoding beta-lactamase family protein: MNFRIVWSILISLSLLPESSPAQPTVLSAVESRISRFRIDHPESSLAFGFLEGEKSRELFFADQTSGQQPDTATVFRLGRLTALWTTTMLVSCSQQGLLSLDAPVSDYLPVNVPSPVYQRLVCQPVKRTEQTPSPDDPRFTPYACLPDPSDKPQPILLCYLSTHTSGLPDQPFTLERKNGVPDYPGFTVGSLYKFLSIYRIEQPIGFDYVHSDLGMVLLGHVIQRKTGQTLDSVFRQEVALPLGLASSRLLTGTEPGEYGLYAAAIGGEASFADLLRYLRFNLHPAGKIGQVMEYMHTPRVRIREHEEIALGWHCRTFEGNGRRVLYMNGSESGQTVMMVLEESGKSGFVLAGTGTGLSELGDQLLSLLYSKPE; the protein is encoded by the coding sequence TTGAATTTCCGTATTGTCTGGTCGATCCTGATCTCGCTCTCGTTGCTGCCGGAGTCAAGCCCGGCACAACCGACTGTCTTATCTGCGGTCGAATCGCGTATCAGCCGGTTCCGAATCGACCATCCGGAGTCCAGCCTTGCTTTCGGATTCCTGGAAGGGGAGAAGAGCCGTGAACTTTTCTTTGCCGATCAGACGAGCGGACAACAACCGGACACTGCAACCGTTTTCCGTCTGGGAAGGTTGACAGCTCTCTGGACCACGACCATGCTTGTCTCGTGTTCCCAGCAGGGATTGCTTTCGCTGGATGCCCCGGTCAGCGACTATCTGCCGGTGAATGTTCCATCTCCTGTTTACCAGCGACTCGTCTGCCAACCGGTTAAACGGACGGAGCAAACTCCTTCGCCGGATGATCCGCGCTTCACTCCGTATGCGTGCCTGCCAGATCCTTCCGATAAGCCCCAGCCCATCCTGCTCTGTTACCTTTCGACGCATACATCCGGCTTGCCGGATCAACCGTTCACGCTGGAGCGGAAGAACGGTGTTCCCGATTACCCCGGCTTCACCGTCGGGTCGCTTTACAAGTTTCTATCGATCTACCGGATTGAACAACCCATCGGGTTCGACTATGTTCACTCGGATCTGGGTATGGTCTTGCTGGGGCATGTCATACAACGAAAGACGGGCCAAACACTGGATTCGGTATTTCGGCAGGAGGTCGCCCTTCCGCTCGGACTCGCTTCCAGTCGCCTGCTAACGGGGACTGAACCGGGTGAATACGGATTGTATGCGGCTGCCATCGGCGGAGAAGCGTCCTTTGCCGATCTTCTGCGTTACCTGCGATTCAACCTGCATCCAGCAGGCAAGATCGGGCAGGTGATGGAGTATATGCACACCCCCCGGGTCCGTATTCGCGAACACGAGGAGATCGCGTTAGGTTGGCATTGCCGGACGTTTGAAGGGAACGGTCGTCGTGTCTTGTATATGAACGGGTCGGAGTCGGGACAAACCGTGATGATGGTGCTGGAAGAATCCGGCAAGAGTGGATTCGTGCTGGCCGGTACCGGTACCGGGCTGTCCGAATTGGGAGATCAACTACTTTCGTTGCTTTATTCGAAACCCGAATGA
- a CDS encoding T9SS type A sorting domain-containing protein → MLMLRTCFFCLVSLLLTRSASAQQAIVTYAGNSGNETFYDVVQLSDQTFLVCGYATDLNWLPVGVPTAVLPATGINNGLGTSKYGYLLHLSSDLSQILHVLHFPQGAVEDIRFIKTSNAPGEPTGNLYISGNTLDTEPNDGGYFIAKLDNNFVNGVPTTLSWVRRVWAEGYPKDYHPWDVNGNGEIYYILGQSHAYDWAAIYCLDASGERKVVENWRTHWKVAGGEWKGFPASAYPGGRDSLAYSGIVLKAWGRCDLRSWTQNDYDLTEPDGNGGWKKGRWPLDVLYDGPCDPNNPVTNSPGYTGYSLESCCPVYGGSSIVVDRRSGDLYIGMNMKSVGPTGSPDFESAVIAMDPSGALRWWSRLYHEITPAGDTMVSIPDQYIDGLAIDYSTASGVNTLVVDARCHGNNTENLWEGNVIAANPSAQGFQNNFTGTNGNIHISWLGKLRLSDGVLLHSTYVAEYAEGTGALGTPLADPNLDGWPNPNSGWPDVNTTRLAKNNLKVTAAGWVCVTGLGRRTITTANAYQKMVKPGNGGLSCWNSFIRVYKNDLSAPLYSSLIVGQWDTLTQQGGGNTELFGIFKTEGGVVGVGRQQADGSGVPLGNDIPVTQVPSWGQSTPAGEAAILVFYPAGNLVNPLDNPGVTTGVPDAASKSAFVYPNPTTGMVSVSGVWAAQSITLLDYTGRQLGSCNWSETGNGLRVTLPEVVEGAYLLSVKSASGEHRFPFIIK, encoded by the coding sequence ATGCTTATGCTTCGCACCTGCTTCTTTTGTCTGGTATCCCTCTTACTGACGCGTTCGGCTTCCGCTCAGCAAGCGATTGTTACCTACGCGGGAAATTCCGGAAATGAAACATTCTACGATGTCGTTCAGCTATCCGATCAGACGTTTCTCGTATGCGGCTATGCAACAGACCTGAACTGGTTACCGGTGGGAGTTCCCACCGCCGTACTACCGGCTACCGGAATCAACAATGGTCTGGGTACATCGAAGTATGGATACCTGCTCCACCTCTCGTCTGACCTTTCGCAGATTCTGCATGTCCTCCATTTCCCCCAAGGTGCAGTGGAAGACATCCGTTTTATCAAGACCTCCAATGCGCCCGGGGAGCCGACCGGCAACTTGTACATCAGCGGAAACACACTGGATACGGAACCCAACGACGGGGGCTATTTCATTGCCAAGTTGGATAACAATTTCGTGAATGGAGTCCCCACCACGCTCAGCTGGGTTCGCAGGGTGTGGGCGGAAGGTTATCCGAAGGACTATCATCCCTGGGATGTAAATGGCAACGGTGAAATCTACTACATCCTCGGGCAATCGCATGCATACGATTGGGCGGCGATCTATTGTCTGGATGCGAGTGGAGAGCGGAAGGTAGTGGAGAATTGGAGAACGCATTGGAAAGTCGCCGGTGGCGAGTGGAAAGGTTTTCCCGCATCCGCCTATCCGGGAGGACGAGACTCGCTGGCCTACAGTGGCATCGTACTCAAAGCATGGGGACGTTGCGACCTGCGTTCCTGGACGCAGAACGACTACGACCTTACGGAACCGGATGGTAACGGTGGATGGAAGAAGGGTCGTTGGCCACTCGATGTGTTGTACGATGGCCCATGCGATCCAAACAACCCGGTAACGAATTCGCCCGGCTATACAGGATACAGCCTGGAATCCTGCTGCCCGGTATATGGCGGCTCCAGCATTGTTGTGGATCGGCGATCCGGTGACTTGTACATCGGCATGAACATGAAATCGGTTGGTCCGACCGGCAGTCCTGATTTCGAATCGGCGGTTATCGCCATGGACCCATCCGGTGCCTTGCGCTGGTGGAGCCGACTTTATCACGAGATCACACCGGCGGGTGATACAATGGTGTCTATTCCGGATCAATACATCGACGGCCTGGCGATCGATTACTCTACCGCATCGGGAGTGAACACGCTGGTCGTGGACGCGCGCTGTCATGGCAATAACACCGAGAACCTGTGGGAAGGCAATGTGATTGCGGCTAATCCTTCAGCGCAGGGTTTCCAGAATAATTTCACCGGCACCAACGGCAACATTCACATCAGTTGGTTGGGTAAGTTGCGGCTGAGCGACGGAGTCCTCCTGCATTCGACCTATGTGGCCGAATATGCGGAAGGTACCGGTGCTTTGGGCACCCCGTTGGCCGACCCCAATCTCGACGGATGGCCCAATCCGAATTCCGGATGGCCGGATGTGAACACAACACGCCTTGCGAAGAATAATCTTAAAGTGACTGCCGCGGGTTGGGTTTGTGTAACCGGGCTTGGACGCCGTACGATCACAACGGCCAATGCCTACCAGAAAATGGTCAAGCCTGGTAATGGCGGGTTGAGTTGCTGGAACAGCTTTATTCGTGTATACAAGAATGACCTGTCAGCTCCCCTGTACAGTTCACTCATTGTCGGCCAATGGGACACGCTGACACAGCAAGGCGGAGGTAACACCGAGCTTTTCGGGATTTTCAAAACGGAAGGAGGAGTCGTAGGTGTCGGACGACAACAGGCCGATGGGTCTGGAGTTCCACTAGGAAATGACATACCGGTTACACAGGTTCCTTCCTGGGGGCAGTCAACACCTGCAGGGGAGGCTGCGATCCTCGTTTTTTATCCGGCCGGCAATCTGGTAAATCCGTTGGATAATCCTGGAGTTACTACGGGCGTCCCTGATGCAGCATCCAAATCCGCTTTCGTCTATCCCAACCCGACGACTGGTATGGTGAGCGTCAGTGGAGTTTGGGCTGCGCAGTCGATCACACTACTGGATTATACCGGCAGACAACTTGGTTCGTGCAACTGGAGTGAAACCGGAAATGGCTTACGCGTGACCTTGCCGGAGGTTGTGGAAGGAGCTTACCTGTTGTCGGTGAAATCAGCTAGCGGGGAACACCGATTCCCGTTCATCATCAAGTAA
- a CDS encoding multicopper oxidase domain-containing protein yields the protein MKTLMIGVFILFHTTGLIAQTTVPIPDTLSGSTISLMIADSSYQFFPGQPTATIGYNGAFLGPTILLNKGQHVNMEVMNMLMDTTTTHWHGLHVSPANDGSPHTPIFAGTTWQPDFTVLDKAGTYWYHPHLHGKTMEQVLLGAAGMIIVRDSEEATLNLPRRYGIDDFPLALQWKTFDTLTNQLVMNDELDNAVMVNGAINGQLDVPAQMVRLRILNGSSHRFFYLAMNDNRNFNVIAGDESLLNAPVSMNRLMVSPGERYEIVVDFSGQAGSTFFLRQLGTSLPAGYPGGPPDGMGMMPMGPLDNTDFDIMRFNVQPTTADPITSLPAALTTNTVTPTTGAGSRSFLMQGVPMMSMTNFTINGAQFDEGVINFQVEQDSVLIWNLTNQSMMPHPWHIHGNYFYINSIDGSAPPAHMQGRKDVVTVAPMGGTAQIIMKFEDFSDAMMPYMYHCHILSHEDNGMMGQFLVTARTTDISMTGSATGVSSFPNPSNDSWTITGSSKDAAVRLSLLTITGVTVQQTLTSPVNGRFMQRMDASALPAGVYLLKIEENNTITTIKLLKR from the coding sequence ATGAAAACGCTCATGATCGGCGTATTCATCCTGTTCCATACTACAGGATTGATTGCGCAAACAACAGTACCGATTCCCGATACACTGTCCGGCAGTACCATCAGCTTGATGATAGCCGACAGTTCCTACCAATTCTTCCCTGGTCAACCGACCGCAACGATCGGTTATAACGGGGCCTTCCTGGGCCCTACCATTCTCCTCAATAAAGGACAACATGTCAACATGGAGGTTATGAACATGCTCATGGATACCACGACGACCCATTGGCACGGACTCCACGTTTCACCTGCGAATGACGGCAGCCCGCACACTCCCATTTTCGCCGGAACTACCTGGCAACCGGATTTCACAGTGCTGGACAAGGCAGGTACCTATTGGTACCATCCACACCTGCACGGAAAGACGATGGAGCAGGTGCTCCTCGGCGCGGCTGGCATGATCATCGTCCGCGATTCGGAAGAAGCCACGTTGAACCTGCCGCGTCGTTATGGCATCGATGACTTCCCGCTGGCATTGCAATGGAAGACATTCGACACGTTGACCAACCAACTTGTCATGAACGATGAACTCGACAACGCCGTGATGGTAAACGGAGCGATCAACGGACAGCTCGATGTACCGGCGCAGATGGTCAGACTCCGTATTCTGAATGGCAGTAGCCACCGTTTCTTCTATCTGGCCATGAACGACAACCGTAATTTCAACGTCATCGCCGGAGACGAAAGTCTTTTGAATGCTCCCGTGAGCATGAACAGGCTAATGGTCAGTCCGGGCGAACGTTACGAGATCGTCGTTGATTTCAGCGGCCAGGCTGGCAGTACATTTTTTCTCCGTCAACTCGGAACGAGTTTGCCTGCAGGCTATCCCGGCGGACCACCGGATGGCATGGGTATGATGCCCATGGGACCGCTTGACAATACGGATTTCGATATCATGCGATTCAACGTTCAACCAACGACCGCCGATCCTATTACAAGTCTGCCAGCCGCCCTCACCACGAATACGGTGACACCCACCACCGGTGCAGGAAGTCGCTCCTTTCTCATGCAAGGCGTTCCCATGATGAGCATGACCAATTTCACCATCAACGGCGCGCAATTCGATGAAGGTGTCATCAACTTCCAGGTCGAACAGGACAGTGTATTGATCTGGAACCTTACCAATCAAAGCATGATGCCCCATCCGTGGCACATACACGGGAACTACTTTTATATCAACTCGATCGACGGGTCAGCTCCGCCCGCTCACATGCAGGGCAGGAAAGACGTGGTGACGGTCGCTCCAATGGGTGGAACGGCTCAGATCATCATGAAGTTCGAAGATTTCAGTGATGCCATGATGCCGTATATGTATCATTGTCACATCCTGAGTCACGAGGACAATGGCATGATGGGACAGTTCCTGGTCACCGCCCGCACAACGGATATTTCGATGACCGGATCGGCAACGGGCGTAAGCTCTTTCCCTAACCCGTCGAATGACAGTTGGACCATCACGGGTTCTTCAAAAGACGCGGCCGTCCGCCTCAGCCTGCTGACCATTACCGGAGTTACTGTCCAGCAGACCTTGACATCCCCGGTCAACGGAAGGTTCATGCAACGCATGGATGCTTCGGCACTACCGGCTGGTGTTTACCTGTTAAAAATTGAAGAAAACAATACGATTACCACCATCAAACTACTCAAGCGATGA